In one Thunnus maccoyii chromosome 12, fThuMac1.1, whole genome shotgun sequence genomic region, the following are encoded:
- the stard3nl gene encoding STARD3 N-terminal-like protein — MDSRCSSSADSRQTGRVAVNTTPISVRVESYEAGEKKCISDVRRTFCLFVTFDLLFITLLWIIELNVNGGIQKQLDKEVLHYDYHASFFDIFLLAVFRFASLILAYAVCKLRHWWAIAITTAVSCAFLIVKVILSKLLSQGAFGYLLPIISFVLAWIETWLLDFKVLPQEAEDENRYQSIMDATERAPLMYPGPLSDGQFYSPPESVADSDEELDDKHDPEKGLIQQVI, encoded by the exons ATGGACAGCCGATGCAGCAGCAGCGCCGATTCGCGGCAGACAGGCAGGGTGGCTGTCAACACCACGCCCATCTCTGTGAGGGTGGAGTCGTACGAAGCCGGGGAGAAGAAGTGCATCTCGGACGTGAGGAGGACCTTCTGCCTCTTTGTCACCTTTGACCTCTTGTTCATCACCTTGCTCTGGATCATAGAGCTCAAT GTGAATGGCGGCATTCAGAAGCAGCTGGATAAAGAAGTCCTGCATTATGACTACCACGCATCCTTCTTCGACATTTTT cTCCTGGCTGTTTTCAGGTTCGCCTCTCTCATCCTGGCCTATGCCGTCTGTAAGCTTCGTCACTGGTGGGCCATCGCG ATCACAACTGCAGTCAGCTGCGCTTTCTTGATTGTGAAAGTCATTTTATCAAAG ctgCTCTCTCAGGGGGCCTTCGGCTACCTGCTGCCCATCATCTCCTTCGTGTTGGCCTGGATAGAAACATGGCTGCTTGACTTTAAGGTTCTGCCTCAGGAGGCCGAAGATGAAAACA GATATCAGTCCATCATGGATGCCACAGAGCGAGCTCCTCTCATGTATCCGGGTCCTTTATCTGACGGACAGTTCTACTCTCCACCAGAGTCTGTGGCAG ACTCCGACGAGGAACTGGATGATAAACATGATCCAGAAAAAGGGCTCATTCAACAGGTGATTTAA